From the genome of Acidaminococcus sp.:
CGGCCGGTGCTGCTACGGGTAAGCTCCTGCCGACAGGCAACAAAAAAGATACACTCGATGTTCCGGGCTATGGACCGATTGAAGTCTCTATCCTGGACTGCTCTAATCCGGTTGTGTTCATCCGTGCAAAGGATCTGGGCATCAAAGGGACGGAGCTCACCGAACTGAATGCCAATAAGGACGTAATGGAGCATATCGAACGCATCCGTGACCTCGCTGCCGTGAAATGCGGCCTTGTAGAAAAATGGGAAGATGCCCGCACAAAGAGTACTTCCATTCCGAAGGTTTCTATTGTTTCGGCACCACAGGATTACGTTAGCATGGACGGCGTGACGGTCAAGGCAGAAGACATGGATCTCTGCGTCCGCGGTATTTCCGTGGGCTCTCTGCATAAGGCTTATCCTATGACCGTGACGGTCTGCACCGGAGCCGCTGCCCTCCTGCCGGGAACGATTGTCAATGAAATCGTAAAACCCGCACCGGGCACGCATAAACTTATGCTGGGTCATGCCAGCGGGGTGACGGACGTTGATATGGAAATGGACGGCGAACGTGTCGTGAAGGGCGGCGTTCTGAGAACGGCCCGCCGCATCATGGATGGCTATGTGTATATCCGCTGAAAGGGGAGCACGAAATGATTAAATTATACAGTGAACCGACTTACGTACTGAAAAACCAATGCATCCACACGGGCGAAGAAAACGTGGGGACAACCCCGGAGGA
Proteins encoded in this window:
- a CDS encoding 3-methylitaconate isomerase, translating into MAVRKFPCVYMRGGTSKAVIFHKEDLPADKSQWDEIFLKVMGTPDVKQIDGMGGTVSSTSKIAIISKSERPDADVDYTFCQVDIKQPTLGWNANCGNISSAVGPYAVDEGLVKAVEPVTVVRVFNTNTKKIIEEHVRVKDGHAEVYGDASIKGVPGTGSPIDMYFLDPAGAATGKLLPTGNKKDTLDVPGYGPIEVSILDCSNPVVFIRAKDLGIKGTELTELNANKDVMEHIERIRDLAAVKCGLVEKWEDARTKSTSIPKVSIVSAPQDYVSMDGVTVKAEDMDLCVRGISVGSLHKAYPMTVTVCTGAAALLPGTIVNEIVKPAPGTHKLMLGHASGVTDVDMEMDGERVVKGGVLRTARRIMDGYVYIR